A single genomic interval of Arthrobacter globiformis harbors:
- a CDS encoding MFS transporter: MSSPATSTEHGTAKPVNSKGKVIFASLIGTTIEFYDFYIYATASVLVFPKLFFPQATEINALLSSFAIFGVAFVARPIGSVLFGHFGDKFGRKGTLVASLLTMGLATFFIGLLPTASVAGWAVLAPLMLVLLRFAQGLALGGEWSGAALLATENAPEGKRAIYGTFPQLGAPIGFILANLLFIWFNAALSPEEFAAWGWRVPFLLSAVLVIVGLYVRLKLVESVSFQKVLKEDKVVKVPFAATFKNHWRPVLAGTFIMLATYVLFYIMTSFTLTYGTKPASVEAAQAAAEKAGKPMSAAEIASFVPGLGVSRGDFLWMLILGVVFFGIFTLVSGPLAEKWGRRKFLMGVTAGIFVFGALWFTMFGPGPGAAIVGLIVGFTLMGLTFGPMAAILPELFPSNVRYTGSAVAYNLSSVIGAAPASFIAIALWQATGGSTWLVGVYMAAAAVLTFIALWITRETKNTDYENNVA; the protein is encoded by the coding sequence ATGTCATCGCCTGCAACGTCAACGGAACATGGCACCGCCAAACCGGTGAACTCCAAGGGCAAAGTGATCTTTGCCAGCCTCATCGGAACGACGATCGAGTTCTATGACTTCTACATCTACGCAACCGCGTCGGTGCTGGTCTTCCCCAAGCTGTTCTTCCCCCAGGCAACGGAGATCAACGCCCTCCTGAGCTCTTTCGCAATTTTCGGCGTCGCGTTCGTCGCCCGGCCCATCGGCTCGGTCCTGTTCGGACACTTCGGCGACAAGTTCGGCCGCAAGGGCACCCTGGTGGCCTCCCTCCTCACCATGGGCCTGGCCACCTTCTTCATCGGGCTGCTGCCCACCGCCTCCGTGGCCGGCTGGGCCGTCCTCGCGCCGCTGATGCTGGTGCTGCTTCGCTTTGCCCAGGGGCTTGCGCTCGGCGGTGAGTGGTCCGGCGCGGCACTGCTGGCCACGGAGAACGCCCCCGAAGGCAAGCGGGCCATCTACGGAACGTTCCCGCAGCTCGGTGCCCCCATTGGCTTCATCCTGGCCAACCTGCTCTTCATCTGGTTCAACGCCGCCCTCAGCCCGGAGGAATTTGCGGCCTGGGGCTGGCGAGTTCCGTTCTTGCTCAGCGCCGTCCTGGTGATCGTGGGCCTGTATGTGCGACTCAAGCTGGTGGAAAGTGTCTCGTTCCAGAAGGTCCTGAAAGAAGACAAAGTGGTAAAGGTTCCGTTCGCGGCAACCTTCAAGAACCACTGGCGCCCGGTGCTGGCCGGAACCTTCATCATGCTGGCTACCTACGTGCTGTTCTACATCATGACCTCCTTCACCCTGACCTACGGCACCAAGCCCGCCTCCGTTGAGGCCGCCCAGGCCGCCGCGGAGAAGGCCGGCAAGCCGATGTCCGCTGCCGAAATCGCCAGCTTCGTTCCCGGCCTGGGTGTTTCCCGCGGTGACTTCCTCTGGATGCTGATCCTCGGCGTCGTCTTCTTCGGTATCTTCACCCTCGTGTCCGGCCCGCTGGCCGAGAAGTGGGGCCGCCGCAAGTTCCTCATGGGCGTCACCGCAGGCATCTTTGTGTTCGGCGCACTCTGGTTCACCATGTTCGGACCCGGCCCCGGAGCAGCAATCGTCGGCCTCATCGTGGGCTTCACGCTGATGGGCCTGACCTTCGGCCCGATGGCGGCGATCCTGCCGGAGCTGTTCCCGTCCAATGTGCGGTACACCGGCTCGGCCGTGGCGTACAACCTCTCCAGCGTCATCGGCGCCGCTCCGGCGTCGTTCATTGCCATTGCCCTGTGGCAGGCGACCGGCGGCAGCACCTGGCTCGTCGGCGTCTACATGGCAGCCGCTGCCGTGCTGACGTTCATCGCGCTGTGGATCACCCGCGAAACCAAGAACACGGACTACGAGAACAACGTGGCCTGA
- a CDS encoding MFS transporter has translation MTADRTADVGTHNSLDLAAATTTEAPALEERPGRWIANWDAENKHQWESQGRSIARRNLNWSIFAEFLGFVVWQLWSIVVVQLPAAGFTFSTSEIFWLISMPSLVGATLRIPYTFMVPRFGGRNWTIVSALLLLIPSTGLALCVSNPETPFGVMLFVAALAGFGGGNFASSMANITFFYPAREKGWALGLNAAGGNLGAAVAQLAVPIAITVLAAGSVNLPVAGLMWIPLILLAAFGAYKYMNNLTSAKGDVAGSLAAIKEPHLWVMALLYIGTFGSFIGFAGVFPKLIKDYFPAFSSISVGAVALSLAFLGPLVGSLARPYGGRMADRMGGARMTVSAFAAMAVITLTMIWTLPLKNFWLFLVLFLMLFTASGFGNGATYRMIPVIFATSSRAARSGASSVQTQRLASSALGLISAIGAYGGFVIPQVLNASNTASGSYTPAFYGFVGAYALMLTVCWFCYIRNANRNAMGHV, from the coding sequence GTGACTGCTGACCGCACCGCAGACGTCGGGACCCACAATTCCCTCGATCTTGCCGCCGCCACCACCACCGAGGCACCCGCCCTTGAAGAGCGTCCCGGACGCTGGATCGCCAACTGGGACGCCGAGAACAAGCACCAGTGGGAATCCCAGGGCCGCTCCATAGCGCGCCGCAACCTCAACTGGTCCATCTTCGCCGAGTTCCTTGGCTTCGTCGTCTGGCAGCTGTGGTCCATCGTGGTGGTCCAGCTCCCCGCCGCAGGATTCACGTTCAGCACGTCCGAAATCTTCTGGCTGATCTCCATGCCCAGCCTCGTCGGCGCCACGCTCCGGATCCCCTACACGTTCATGGTTCCGCGCTTCGGCGGCCGGAACTGGACGATCGTCTCCGCCCTGCTGCTGCTGATCCCCTCCACAGGGCTCGCCCTGTGCGTCTCCAACCCGGAAACACCGTTCGGCGTCATGCTGTTCGTAGCGGCCCTTGCAGGCTTCGGCGGCGGCAACTTCGCCAGCTCGATGGCCAACATCACCTTCTTCTACCCGGCCCGTGAAAAGGGCTGGGCCCTGGGCCTGAACGCCGCCGGCGGCAACCTCGGCGCAGCTGTGGCACAGCTTGCTGTCCCGATCGCCATCACGGTGCTGGCCGCCGGCAGCGTCAACCTCCCCGTCGCCGGCCTCATGTGGATCCCGCTGATCCTGCTCGCAGCCTTCGGCGCCTACAAGTACATGAACAACCTCACGAGCGCCAAGGGCGACGTGGCCGGATCCCTCGCAGCGATCAAGGAACCCCACCTGTGGGTCATGGCACTGCTCTACATTGGAACGTTCGGCTCCTTCATCGGATTCGCCGGCGTCTTCCCCAAGCTCATCAAGGACTACTTCCCGGCCTTCTCCTCCATCTCGGTCGGCGCTGTGGCCCTTTCCCTGGCCTTCCTCGGACCGCTGGTCGGCTCGCTGGCCCGCCCCTACGGCGGCCGCATGGCTGACCGCATGGGAGGGGCCCGGATGACCGTGTCAGCCTTCGCCGCCATGGCCGTCATCACGCTGACGATGATCTGGACGCTGCCGCTGAAGAACTTCTGGCTCTTCCTGGTCCTGTTCCTGATGCTGTTCACCGCCAGCGGCTTCGGAAACGGCGCCACTTACCGAATGATCCCGGTGATCTTCGCGACGTCCAGCCGCGCGGCCCGCTCCGGAGCCAGCTCGGTGCAGACCCAGCGACTGGCCTCCTCGGCGCTCGGTTTGATCTCCGCCATCGGCGCCTACGGCGGGTTCGTCATCCCGCAGGTGCTGAACGCCTCCAACACGGCCAGCGGCTCCTACACCCCGGCCTTCTACGGATTCGTCGGAGCGTACGCCCTGATGCTCACCGTCTGCTGGTTCTGCTACATCCGCAACGCCAACCGAAACGCGATGGGACACGTCTAA
- a CDS encoding NAD(P)H-quinone dehydrogenase, protein MTMHPDFSAPRIAILGGGPGGYEAAMVAASLGAVVTIIERAGLGGSAVLTDVVPSKTLIATADLMTRVSGAGELGVKFDVDGGDFVPVMRADLKHINDRLLGLARQQSLDIQTGLEHQNVRILNGSGKLVDNHTIEVLTADGTETVEADAILLTVGAHPRELPTARPDGERILNWAQIYNLDELPEELIVVGSGVTGAEFASAYNGLGSKVTLISSRDRVLPGSDTDAAEVLEEVFERRGVKVLSRSRAETVERTDDGVVVTLGDGSQVAGSHCLVCVGSIPNTAGIGLEEAGVALTESGHIKVDGVSRTTAPNIYAAGDCTGVLALASVAAMQGRIAIAHFLGDQVTPIKLHQVASNIFTSPEIASVGVSEAEIESGKYQGDIIKLSLKSNARAKMRNVKDGFVKIFARKGSGTVIGGVVVGANASELIFAISIAVKQKLHVDDVASTFTVYPSLSGSISEAARRLHVHI, encoded by the coding sequence GTGACTATGCATCCTGATTTCAGCGCCCCCCGAATCGCAATTCTCGGCGGAGGTCCGGGTGGCTATGAAGCCGCCATGGTGGCCGCCTCGCTGGGAGCCGTAGTCACCATCATCGAGCGGGCCGGCCTTGGCGGCTCCGCGGTGCTGACCGACGTCGTGCCGTCCAAGACGCTGATAGCGACGGCGGACCTGATGACCCGCGTCAGCGGCGCGGGGGAGCTGGGGGTCAAGTTCGACGTCGACGGCGGGGACTTCGTTCCGGTCATGCGCGCCGACCTCAAGCACATCAATGACCGCCTGCTCGGCCTCGCCCGCCAGCAGTCCCTCGACATCCAGACCGGCTTGGAGCACCAGAACGTCCGCATCCTGAACGGCTCCGGCAAGCTGGTGGACAACCACACCATCGAGGTCCTGACGGCCGACGGAACCGAAACGGTTGAGGCCGATGCCATCCTGCTGACCGTTGGGGCGCACCCGCGGGAGCTGCCCACGGCACGGCCGGACGGCGAGCGGATCCTGAACTGGGCCCAGATCTACAACCTGGACGAGCTGCCGGAGGAACTGATCGTGGTGGGTTCCGGCGTGACCGGTGCCGAGTTCGCCTCCGCCTACAACGGCCTGGGCTCGAAGGTCACCCTGATCTCCAGCCGCGACCGCGTGCTTCCGGGTTCCGACACGGACGCCGCCGAGGTGCTGGAAGAGGTTTTCGAACGCCGCGGTGTGAAGGTGCTGTCCCGTTCGCGGGCTGAGACGGTGGAACGGACCGACGACGGCGTGGTGGTCACCCTCGGTGACGGCTCCCAGGTCGCGGGCAGCCACTGCCTGGTCTGCGTGGGCTCAATTCCCAACACGGCCGGCATCGGCCTGGAGGAAGCCGGCGTCGCACTGACCGAAAGCGGCCACATTAAGGTCGACGGCGTATCCCGCACCACCGCCCCGAACATCTACGCCGCCGGTGACTGCACCGGCGTCCTGGCCCTCGCCTCCGTCGCGGCCATGCAGGGCAGGATCGCGATTGCGCATTTCCTAGGCGACCAGGTGACCCCCATCAAGCTGCACCAGGTGGCGTCCAACATCTTCACGTCCCCCGAGATCGCGTCGGTGGGCGTGTCCGAGGCAGAGATCGAGTCCGGCAAGTACCAGGGCGACATCATCAAGCTGTCCCTGAAGAGCAACGCCCGCGCCAAGATGCGCAACGTCAAGGACGGCTTCGTCAAGATCTTCGCCCGCAAGGGATCCGGGACAGTGATCGGCGGCGTGGTGGTGGGCGCCAACGCGTCCGAGCTGATCTTCGCCATCTCCATCGCGGTGAAGCAGAAACTGCACGTCGACGACGTCGCCAGCACCTTCACGGTGTACCCGTCGCTTAGCGGTTCCATCTCTGAGGCTGCACGCCGGCTGCACGTGCACATCTAA
- a CDS encoding acetyl/propionyl/methylcrotonyl-CoA carboxylase subunit alpha — MSVKPEQSAGPVHSKLTKVLIANRGEIAVRVIRAARDEGIASVAVYADPDRDALHVRLADEAYALGGNTAAESYLVMDKLIEIARQSGADAIHPGYGFLSENAQFAAKVIDAGITWIGPSPEAISALGDKVRARHIAEKVGAPQVPGTADPVESAEEILEFADKFGLPVAIKAAFGGGGRGIKVARTREEIPELFDSAVREATAAFGRGECFIERFLDAPRHVETQCLADAHGNVVVVSTRDCSLQRRNQKLVEEAPAPFLTEEQNRRLYESSKAILKEAGYLGAGTCEFLVGQDGTISFLEVNTRLQVEHCVSEEVTGIDLVREQFRLACGEELGYGDPEVRGHSLEFRITGEDPGRNFMPAPGTVTTLKNPTGPGIRIDSGIEEGDVISGNFDSMLSKLIVTGANRPQALQRARRALEEMVVEGIPTVIPFDLAVVSNPAFAPAEGPFSVHTRWIETEFVNDLPAWTPNGAAPEGEEAAERRTVVVEVGGKRLEVALPASLGFGGAAAAGAKPAKSKKRSRTGGATAVAGGNALTSPMQGTIVKVAVADGDVVAEGELVVVLEAMKMEQPLTAHRAGTITGLSAAAGQTVAAGAVIATIED; from the coding sequence TTGTCAGTAAAGCCGGAGCAGTCCGCAGGTCCAGTGCATTCAAAACTCACCAAGGTTCTGATCGCGAACCGCGGTGAGATCGCAGTCCGCGTTATCCGCGCAGCCCGGGACGAGGGCATCGCCTCCGTCGCCGTCTACGCCGATCCTGACCGGGACGCCCTCCACGTCCGGCTCGCCGACGAAGCATATGCCCTGGGCGGTAACACGGCAGCTGAGTCCTACCTTGTGATGGACAAGCTGATCGAGATAGCCCGCCAGTCCGGCGCTGACGCCATCCACCCCGGCTACGGCTTCCTGTCCGAGAACGCCCAGTTCGCAGCCAAGGTCATCGACGCCGGCATCACCTGGATCGGCCCGTCACCGGAGGCCATTTCCGCCCTGGGCGACAAGGTCCGGGCCCGCCACATCGCCGAGAAGGTGGGCGCCCCGCAGGTCCCCGGCACCGCCGACCCCGTTGAGTCCGCCGAGGAAATCCTGGAATTCGCGGACAAGTTCGGCCTGCCTGTGGCCATCAAGGCTGCCTTCGGCGGCGGCGGGCGCGGCATCAAGGTGGCCCGCACCCGCGAGGAAATCCCCGAACTCTTCGATTCCGCCGTCCGCGAGGCCACGGCCGCCTTCGGCCGCGGTGAGTGCTTCATTGAGCGGTTCCTCGACGCCCCCCGCCACGTAGAGACACAGTGCCTCGCCGACGCCCACGGCAACGTGGTGGTGGTCTCCACCCGCGACTGCTCACTCCAGCGCCGCAACCAGAAGCTCGTGGAGGAGGCCCCGGCCCCCTTCCTGACGGAGGAGCAGAACCGGCGCCTCTACGAATCGTCCAAGGCCATCCTGAAGGAAGCCGGCTACCTCGGCGCCGGAACCTGCGAGTTCCTTGTCGGCCAGGACGGCACCATCTCCTTCCTCGAGGTCAACACCCGCCTGCAGGTGGAGCACTGCGTCTCAGAGGAAGTGACCGGCATCGACCTGGTCCGCGAGCAGTTCCGTCTGGCCTGCGGCGAGGAGCTTGGCTACGGCGACCCCGAGGTGCGCGGCCACTCCTTGGAGTTCCGCATCACTGGCGAGGATCCGGGCCGCAACTTCATGCCCGCACCGGGCACCGTGACTACCCTGAAGAACCCCACCGGGCCCGGCATCCGCATTGACTCCGGCATCGAAGAGGGCGACGTCATCAGCGGCAACTTCGACTCCATGCTGTCCAAGCTGATCGTCACCGGAGCGAACCGCCCGCAGGCCCTGCAGCGGGCCCGCCGCGCCCTTGAGGAGATGGTGGTGGAAGGCATTCCCACCGTCATCCCCTTCGACCTGGCCGTGGTCAGCAACCCTGCGTTCGCGCCCGCCGAGGGTCCGTTTAGCGTCCATACGCGCTGGATTGAAACCGAGTTCGTCAACGATCTTCCCGCGTGGACGCCAAACGGTGCCGCCCCGGAGGGTGAGGAAGCCGCTGAGCGCCGCACCGTGGTGGTGGAAGTGGGCGGCAAGCGCCTCGAGGTGGCACTGCCTGCCAGCCTCGGCTTCGGCGGGGCCGCAGCTGCCGGCGCGAAGCCGGCCAAGTCCAAGAAGCGCAGCCGCACCGGCGGCGCCACCGCCGTCGCGGGCGGCAACGCCCTGACCTCCCCAATGCAGGGAACCATTGTTAAGGTGGCCGTGGCCGACGGTGACGTCGTCGCCGAAGGTGAACTCGTCGTCGTACTAGAGGCGATGAAGATGGAGCAGCCGCTCACGGCTCACCGCGCGGGCACCATCACCGGTCTGTCCGCCGCGGCCGGCCAGACGGTGGCAGCAGGTGCCGTGATCGCGACCATCGAAGACTAA
- a CDS encoding FAD-dependent oxidoreductase, whose translation MSEQIVIVGFGPVAARLVDELLPALRAGQVGLTVIGQEAEAAYNRVLVADLGVGRTTAEALALADAAALVADGVDVRLGVKVRRVDRARQRVILSDGSSAHYDRLVFATGSRPVIPNLTGLNPDPAAPVLPPGVTALRDLRDAEVLRQAVAGRKRVVVLGGGVLGLETALAAAEEGATVTVVHNGPHPLGRNIDRGGGAVLAASLRNCGVRVAGNARSTGVEHNAPDGGFSALLLDDGSAIDGDLLVLSCGVRPRIELAEGCGLSTGTGILVDHRLRAHHEPHIFAIGDCAEVSCPDPACIECRTARGPSGLVGPGWRQAEWLAEYLLLQSEGAAEDADSLPPLPQEKPGVIVLKARGMNMAVAGENSVEPWDEEVLTAGAVNGRPRLQIAQWADPEHGRYVKMTTRGGVLEGLVSVGMPRTAGELVQLFERGAELPADRSLLLRLDGPDQLASAGASNDPESTVCRCAGVSGGKIADAVAGGCSTVAEVSASTRAGTGCGGCHEDIKGLIEKHFQGAAA comes from the coding sequence ATGAGCGAGCAGATTGTAATTGTCGGATTCGGTCCGGTGGCCGCGCGGCTGGTCGACGAACTGCTGCCGGCACTGCGCGCCGGGCAGGTGGGGCTGACGGTCATCGGCCAGGAGGCCGAGGCAGCCTACAACCGGGTGCTGGTGGCCGACCTTGGGGTCGGCCGCACCACCGCTGAGGCGCTGGCCCTGGCCGACGCCGCAGCCCTGGTGGCCGACGGCGTGGATGTCCGGCTGGGCGTGAAGGTTCGGCGGGTGGACCGTGCACGGCAAAGAGTCATCCTTTCGGACGGCAGCTCGGCCCACTACGACCGACTGGTCTTCGCCACCGGTTCCCGGCCCGTGATCCCGAACCTCACAGGGCTGAACCCAGACCCCGCAGCTCCGGTCCTCCCGCCGGGTGTCACCGCGCTCCGCGACCTCCGCGACGCCGAGGTGCTGCGCCAGGCGGTGGCTGGCCGCAAGCGCGTGGTGGTGCTGGGCGGCGGCGTGCTGGGGCTTGAGACAGCCTTGGCGGCCGCAGAAGAGGGCGCCACGGTCACGGTGGTGCACAACGGGCCCCACCCGCTGGGCCGGAACATCGACCGCGGCGGCGGTGCCGTTCTGGCCGCCAGCCTGCGCAACTGCGGCGTCCGGGTGGCCGGCAATGCCCGTTCCACGGGCGTTGAGCACAACGCCCCCGACGGCGGGTTCTCCGCTCTGCTGCTGGACGACGGGTCGGCGATCGACGGCGACCTGCTGGTCCTGTCCTGCGGCGTCCGCCCGCGCATTGAACTCGCCGAGGGCTGCGGGCTCTCCACCGGGACAGGCATCCTGGTGGATCACCGGCTGCGTGCCCACCACGAGCCGCACATCTTCGCCATCGGCGACTGCGCCGAGGTCAGCTGCCCGGATCCTGCCTGCATCGAGTGCCGCACCGCGCGCGGACCGTCCGGCCTGGTAGGTCCCGGCTGGCGGCAGGCCGAATGGCTCGCCGAGTACCTCCTGCTCCAGTCCGAGGGTGCCGCGGAGGACGCCGATTCACTGCCCCCGCTCCCCCAGGAAAAGCCCGGTGTAATCGTGCTGAAGGCCCGCGGCATGAACATGGCGGTGGCCGGCGAAAACTCCGTCGAACCCTGGGATGAGGAAGTCCTGACAGCCGGAGCCGTCAACGGCAGGCCGCGCCTGCAGATCGCCCAGTGGGCCGACCCCGAGCACGGGCGCTACGTCAAGATGACCACCCGTGGCGGAGTGCTGGAGGGCCTGGTCAGCGTGGGCATGCCGCGCACCGCGGGAGAGCTGGTGCAGCTCTTCGAACGCGGCGCCGAACTGCCTGCGGACAGGTCCCTGCTCCTGCGCCTCGACGGACCCGACCAGCTGGCCTCGGCCGGTGCCTCCAACGACCCCGAGAGCACGGTGTGCCGCTGCGCCGGCGTCAGCGGAGGCAAAATCGCCGACGCGGTGGCCGGCGGCTGCTCCACCGTGGCAGAGGTTTCCGCTTCCACCCGGGCCGGCACCGGCTGCGGCGGCTGCCACGAGGACATCAAGGGATTGATCGAGAAGCACTTTCAGGGAGCTGCCGCCTAA
- a CDS encoding purine-nucleoside phosphorylase, with amino-acid sequence MSTTEFLDTDPFEAARTAADYIASETGVEAHDIALVLGSGWAEAADLIGETTATLAASEVPGFSAPAVEGHVGTIRSVLTREGKRALVLGARTHYYEGKGVRAVAHGVRTAAAAGCRTLVITNGCGGLNEDWAPGTPVLIKDHINLTAASPLEGATFVDLTDLYSPRIRDLAREVDPSLDEGVYAQFTGPHYETPAEVQYAKRIGADLVGMSTALEAIAARHAGMEVFGISLVTNLAAGISPTPLSHEEVLEAGHAAGPRISKLLAEIIGRL; translated from the coding sequence GTGAGCACAACAGAATTCCTGGACACGGACCCCTTCGAGGCGGCACGCACGGCCGCGGACTACATCGCGTCAGAGACCGGCGTCGAAGCGCACGACATCGCCTTGGTCCTGGGCTCGGGCTGGGCCGAGGCTGCCGATCTCATCGGCGAGACCACTGCCACGCTGGCGGCGTCGGAGGTGCCCGGCTTTTCGGCTCCCGCCGTGGAGGGACACGTGGGCACCATCCGGTCGGTGCTGACGCGTGAAGGCAAGCGCGCCCTGGTCCTCGGCGCCCGCACGCACTACTACGAGGGCAAGGGAGTCCGGGCCGTGGCCCATGGCGTGCGCACCGCGGCCGCCGCGGGCTGCCGGACCCTGGTGATCACCAACGGCTGCGGCGGGCTCAACGAAGACTGGGCACCCGGCACCCCCGTGCTCATCAAAGATCACATCAACCTCACCGCGGCGTCCCCGCTCGAGGGCGCCACCTTCGTGGACCTGACCGATCTGTACTCGCCGCGGATCCGGGACCTGGCCCGCGAGGTGGACCCGTCCCTGGACGAAGGTGTCTACGCCCAGTTCACCGGCCCGCACTACGAGACGCCGGCCGAGGTGCAGTACGCCAAGCGTATCGGTGCCGATCTGGTGGGCATGTCCACGGCGCTGGAGGCCATCGCTGCCCGGCACGCCGGCATGGAGGTCTTCGGCATTTCGCTGGTCACCAATCTCGCCGCCGGCATCAGCCCGACGCCGCTGAGCCATGAGGAAGTGCTCGAAGCCGGACACGCTGCGGGGCCGCGCATCTCCAAGCTCCTGGCGGAAATCATCGGCCGGCTTTAG
- a CDS encoding molybdopterin oxidoreductase family protein, with translation MTKSADTHCPYCALQCAMTLKSPAAPAATGLTPAVQPGSDPVPAVPALEVSGRDFPTNRGGLCRKGWTSASLLQHPGRVTEPMFKGPDGVFRPISWDEALGRVTAAVKDARARYGVDSVGVFGGGGLTNEKAYQLGKFARLALGTSRIDYNGRFCMSSAAAAGMRAFGLDRGLPFPLEALDTASTILMLGSNVAETMPPFVQHLQGVRDAGGLIVVDPRRSATAAFTSDGGGLHLQPLPGTDLSLLLGLSHVVIHEGLLDADYIQARTTGFDAVVRSVNAYWPERVQSITGVPAELIRETARRLAAGARRGGSYILTGRGVEQHVDGTDTATAAINLSLLLGLPGSTRSGYGTLTGQGNGQGGREHGQKADQLPGYRKITDPAARAHMAKVWNVPESLIPGPGLPAVQLLKSLGQPDGVRCLFVHASNIAVASPDANAVIRGLRSLDFLVVCDFFMSETAAEADLVLPVLQWAEEEGTLTNLEGRVLRRRQAIQPPAGARSELWIMARLAEALDAPSTYSDDPETVFEELRLASAGGAADYSGIDYAMLDSGAAAYWPYPAGSTGTPRMFLDAFAHPDGKAVMTAVAPRRRRTPMANPDPAAKPMTLITGRLLEHYQSGAQTRRVAELLASQPEARMQIHPAAAAAMGITDGAEVSVANERGEVVCRAELSTAIRPETVFLPFHFPELESANRLTEAATDPISGMPEFKFNKVWVRLAAATPITSVLQTSEAS, from the coding sequence ATGACCAAAAGCGCCGACACGCACTGCCCTTACTGCGCTTTGCAGTGCGCCATGACGCTCAAGTCCCCTGCGGCCCCGGCCGCAACAGGGCTGACCCCGGCTGTGCAGCCGGGGTCAGACCCCGTGCCGGCCGTGCCGGCCCTTGAAGTGAGCGGCCGCGACTTCCCCACCAACCGCGGCGGCCTCTGCCGCAAGGGGTGGACGTCTGCATCGCTCCTGCAGCATCCCGGACGCGTCACGGAGCCCATGTTCAAGGGGCCCGACGGCGTCTTCCGCCCCATCTCCTGGGACGAGGCCCTGGGCCGCGTCACCGCCGCCGTCAAGGACGCCCGTGCCAGGTACGGTGTGGACTCCGTCGGTGTGTTCGGCGGCGGCGGCCTCACCAACGAAAAGGCGTACCAGCTGGGCAAGTTCGCCCGTCTCGCGCTGGGCACTTCGCGGATCGACTACAACGGCCGGTTCTGCATGTCGTCGGCGGCTGCCGCGGGCATGCGGGCCTTCGGCCTGGACCGCGGGCTGCCCTTCCCGCTTGAGGCGCTGGACACCGCCAGCACCATCCTGATGCTCGGCTCGAACGTGGCCGAGACCATGCCGCCCTTCGTCCAGCACCTGCAGGGTGTCCGCGACGCCGGCGGCCTCATCGTGGTGGACCCTCGGCGTTCCGCCACCGCCGCATTCACCTCCGATGGCGGCGGGCTGCACCTGCAGCCCCTTCCGGGCACCGACCTCTCCCTGCTGCTGGGCCTCTCCCACGTGGTGATCCACGAGGGCCTCCTCGACGCCGACTACATCCAGGCGCGCACCACCGGCTTCGACGCCGTGGTCCGGTCCGTCAACGCCTACTGGCCGGAGCGGGTCCAATCCATCACCGGCGTACCCGCCGAGCTCATCCGCGAGACGGCCCGGCGGCTGGCCGCCGGCGCCCGCCGGGGCGGCAGCTACATCCTGACCGGGCGTGGCGTGGAGCAGCACGTGGACGGCACCGACACCGCCACGGCGGCCATTAACCTCAGCCTCCTGCTGGGCCTTCCCGGCAGCACCCGCAGCGGCTACGGCACGCTCACGGGCCAGGGCAACGGCCAGGGCGGCCGCGAGCACGGCCAGAAGGCCGATCAGCTGCCCGGCTACCGCAAGATCACCGACCCCGCCGCCCGGGCACACATGGCGAAGGTCTGGAACGTCCCCGAGTCCCTCATCCCGGGCCCCGGCCTGCCGGCCGTCCAGCTGCTCAAGTCACTGGGACAGCCCGACGGCGTCCGCTGCCTTTTCGTGCATGCCTCCAACATCGCCGTCGCCTCGCCGGACGCCAACGCCGTCATCCGAGGGCTCCGCAGCCTGGATTTCCTGGTGGTCTGCGACTTCTTCATGTCAGAGACCGCAGCCGAGGCCGACCTCGTCCTGCCGGTGCTGCAGTGGGCCGAGGAGGAAGGCACCCTGACCAACCTCGAAGGCCGCGTCCTCCGCCGCCGCCAGGCGATCCAGCCACCCGCCGGTGCGCGCAGCGAGCTGTGGATCATGGCCCGGCTGGCCGAGGCACTCGACGCACCGTCCACCTACAGCGACGATCCGGAGACCGTCTTCGAAGAACTGCGCCTGGCATCCGCTGGCGGGGCGGCCGACTATTCCGGCATCGACTACGCCATGCTGGACAGCGGCGCAGCAGCGTACTGGCCCTACCCCGCCGGCAGCACCGGAACGCCACGCATGTTCCTGGACGCGTTTGCCCATCCGGACGGCAAGGCGGTCATGACGGCGGTGGCTCCCCGCCGCCGTCGTACTCCAATGGCGAATCCAGACCCGGCCGCCAAACCCATGACCCTCATCACCGGCCGCCTGCTGGAGCACTACCAGTCGGGCGCGCAGACCCGGCGGGTGGCAGAGCTCCTGGCATCCCAGCCCGAGGCCAGGATGCAAATCCATCCGGCAGCCGCCGCGGCCATGGGCATCACGGACGGTGCGGAGGTCTCGGTGGCGAACGAGCGCGGTGAAGTGGTCTGCCGCGCCGAACTCAGCACCGCCATCCGCCCCGAGACCGTCTTCCTGCCGTTCCACTTCCCCGAGCTGGAAAGCGCGAACCGGCTCACGGAAGCGGCCACGGATCCCATCTCGGGAATGCCCGAATTCAAGTTCAACAAAGTCTGGGTCCGGCTGGCAGCGGCCACCCCGATAACCAGTGTTCTTCAGACATCGGAGGCCTCATGA